Proteins from one Corallococcus exiguus genomic window:
- a CDS encoding protein-tyrosine phosphatase family protein, with the protein MSESLLRSVHHVPGVRGFVRKQVLRVVARGVEWTTKLPGKRALNVSQVNPWLHVGGGVSRARYGELKARGITCVIDLRAERCDDREALAALGIELLSLPVTDRYPPSVEQLSQGVRWALPRLDAGGVLYAHCEHGVGRGPLMGLAVMVARGWDAPEAYRAVRHARWQATLNDRQLRGLADFVAAWTGVPEKAA; encoded by the coding sequence GTGAGCGAGTCGTTGCTGCGGTCGGTGCATCACGTCCCCGGGGTCCGGGGGTTCGTGCGCAAGCAGGTGCTGCGGGTGGTGGCGCGCGGGGTGGAGTGGACCACCAAGCTGCCCGGCAAGCGCGCCCTCAACGTGTCCCAGGTGAACCCGTGGCTGCACGTGGGCGGCGGCGTGTCCCGCGCCCGCTACGGCGAGCTGAAGGCCCGGGGCATCACCTGCGTCATCGACCTGCGCGCGGAGCGCTGTGACGACCGCGAGGCGCTGGCGGCGCTGGGCATCGAGTTGCTCAGCCTGCCGGTGACGGACCGCTATCCGCCTTCCGTGGAGCAGCTGTCGCAAGGGGTGCGCTGGGCGCTGCCCCGGCTGGACGCGGGCGGCGTGCTGTACGCGCACTGCGAGCACGGCGTGGGGCGCGGGCCGCTGATGGGCCTGGCGGTGATGGTGGCGCGCGGCTGGGACGCGCCGGAGGCGTACCGGGCGGTGCGCCACGCGCGCTGGCAGGCCACGCTCAACGACCGGCAGTTGCGCGGTCTGGCGGACTTCGTGGCGGCTTGGACGGGCGTTCCGGAGAAGGCGGCCTAG
- a CDS encoding efflux RND transporter permease subunit has translation MGALAAHNHRRPFTALVCALVLSVVGLLSARHLTLNANLVDLLPQSFESVEAIHTLEQRFGAQGWVVVVGEDGDPAQLQQFAEDVAPKLEALPGIRYVEITRPSSFFRSHALYFLSPEDLKEVERRIDTRLTWEKEQANPLYVPLADDPAPSLDFSDLEEKYAGGAVTRLSSHPSDYYLDPAARRVVVLAKPEVSSADLTFSTKIVEEVQGVLRQQDLSKYGPGFHTQITGSFQKKMDQQGQITRDVAVSSTVATVLVLLYLFLHFRSVLAVGMVLAPVGAGLAWTYGLVGVAYGRVNLLTAFLGAILGGLGVEHGIHLLGRYLALRGEGRSSEQATRESFTHTGGAALVSAVVAALTFFVLGTSKLTAFREFGVIAGVGMLVLILAYVLVLPAVLGLGARWGWRPRANSTEMTEAPLGRVITHRRGLLTVVSALVVAGLLTQMPRLRFDYDIGSLQDQRLDSFVLDRAVNQLIGYSQVPLVVLTNSREEEAAVVRELQARKRQQGANSTVDFVAALASLVPERQAEKQAILKDIGKLVEDVPEGQLTPKQRGQLEELRRQVRAQPFTEADLPSSVRQQFEGRDGHGTGFVLVYPSADQSNGQAMRRMAKEVRGMVLPDGRPAVVAGEAMVQADIVNLVSHEAPFILLGSTLTVLLAMWLTLGGLRTALLCLMPTVVSLFAVLGLMPLLDMEFNYLNILVIPVLIGTTVDAGVHLITRLASPRSDFVRVYSETGKAICGGLLTSAVGFGALLLADHPGLNSIGALANVGFGMNLLIMLVTFPALLLVLSERKRRRRAVPSRRRGEHLIRDGQGPRRPTPSH, from the coding sequence ATGGGTGCGCTGGCCGCGCACAACCACCGCCGCCCCTTCACGGCGCTTGTCTGCGCGCTCGTGCTGTCCGTCGTGGGCCTGCTGTCCGCGCGCCACCTGACCCTCAACGCGAACCTGGTGGACCTGCTGCCCCAGTCCTTCGAAAGCGTGGAGGCCATCCACACCCTGGAGCAGCGCTTCGGCGCCCAGGGGTGGGTGGTGGTGGTGGGCGAGGATGGGGACCCGGCGCAGCTCCAGCAGTTCGCGGAGGACGTGGCGCCGAAGCTGGAGGCGCTGCCGGGCATCCGCTACGTGGAGATCACCCGCCCCAGCAGCTTCTTCCGCAGCCACGCGCTCTACTTCCTGTCGCCCGAGGACCTGAAGGAGGTGGAGCGCCGCATCGACACGCGCCTCACCTGGGAGAAGGAGCAGGCCAATCCACTCTACGTGCCGCTGGCTGACGACCCCGCCCCATCGCTGGACTTCTCCGACCTGGAGGAGAAGTACGCCGGCGGCGCGGTGACGCGCCTGTCCAGCCACCCCAGCGACTACTACCTGGACCCCGCCGCGCGCCGCGTGGTGGTGCTGGCCAAGCCAGAGGTGTCGTCCGCGGACCTCACCTTCTCCACGAAGATCGTCGAAGAGGTGCAGGGCGTCCTGCGGCAACAGGACCTGTCGAAGTACGGGCCCGGCTTCCACACGCAAATCACCGGCTCGTTCCAGAAGAAGATGGATCAGCAGGGACAGATTACCCGCGACGTGGCGGTGTCCTCGACGGTGGCCACGGTGCTGGTGCTGCTCTACCTGTTCCTGCACTTCCGCAGCGTGCTCGCGGTGGGGATGGTGTTGGCCCCGGTGGGCGCGGGCCTCGCGTGGACCTACGGCCTGGTGGGCGTGGCATACGGGCGCGTCAACCTGCTCACGGCCTTCCTGGGCGCCATCCTGGGCGGCCTGGGCGTGGAGCACGGCATCCACCTGTTGGGCCGCTACCTCGCGTTGCGCGGAGAGGGACGGTCCTCCGAGCAGGCCACGCGCGAGTCGTTCACGCACACCGGTGGCGCGGCGCTGGTGTCCGCGGTGGTGGCGGCGCTCACGTTCTTCGTGCTGGGCACCTCCAAGCTCACGGCGTTCCGCGAGTTCGGCGTCATCGCGGGCGTGGGCATGCTGGTGCTCATCCTCGCGTACGTGCTGGTGCTGCCGGCGGTGCTGGGGCTGGGAGCGCGCTGGGGTTGGAGGCCGCGCGCGAACTCCACGGAGATGACGGAGGCGCCGCTGGGCCGCGTCATCACGCACCGGCGCGGGCTGCTCACCGTCGTGTCCGCGCTCGTGGTGGCGGGCCTGCTCACGCAGATGCCGCGCCTGCGGTTCGACTACGACATCGGCTCCCTGCAGGACCAGCGCCTGGACTCGTTCGTGCTGGACCGTGCCGTCAACCAGCTCATCGGCTATTCGCAGGTCCCGCTGGTGGTGCTCACGAACTCCCGCGAGGAGGAGGCCGCGGTCGTCCGGGAGCTCCAGGCGCGCAAGCGGCAGCAGGGCGCGAACTCCACGGTGGACTTCGTCGCGGCGCTCGCGAGCCTGGTGCCGGAGCGGCAGGCGGAGAAGCAGGCCATCCTGAAGGACATCGGGAAGTTGGTGGAGGACGTGCCCGAAGGCCAGCTCACCCCGAAGCAGCGCGGGCAGTTGGAGGAACTGCGCAGGCAGGTGCGAGCACAGCCCTTCACCGAGGCGGACCTGCCCTCCAGCGTGCGCCAGCAGTTCGAGGGACGCGACGGTCACGGCACCGGCTTCGTGCTGGTGTATCCGTCCGCGGATCAATCCAACGGACAGGCCATGCGCCGGATGGCGAAGGAGGTCCGCGGGATGGTGCTGCCGGATGGCCGGCCCGCGGTGGTGGCCGGTGAAGCGATGGTGCAGGCGGACATCGTGAACCTGGTGTCGCACGAGGCGCCGTTCATCCTGCTGGGCTCCACGCTCACGGTGCTGCTGGCCATGTGGCTGACGCTGGGCGGCCTGCGCACCGCGCTCCTGTGCCTGATGCCCACGGTGGTGTCGCTGTTCGCGGTGCTGGGGCTCATGCCGCTGCTGGACATGGAGTTCAACTACCTCAACATCCTGGTCATCCCGGTGCTCATCGGGACGACGGTGGACGCGGGCGTGCACCTCATCACGCGGCTCGCGTCACCACGCAGCGACTTCGTGCGGGTGTATTCGGAGACGGGCAAGGCCATCTGCGGTGGCCTGCTCACGAGCGCGGTGGGCTTCGGCGCGCTGCTGCTCGCGGACCACCCGGGCCTCAACTCGATTGGCGCGCTGGCGAACGTGGGGTTCGGGATGAACCTGCTCATCATGCTGGTGACCTTCCCGGCGCTGTTGCTGGTGCTCTCCGAGCGCAAGCGGCGCCGCCGTGCGGTTCCCTCGCGGCGGAGGGGTGAGCACCTCATCAGGGATGGCCAGGGTCCTCGGAGGCCCACGCCCTCCCATTAG
- a CDS encoding sterol desaturase family protein: protein MFENAFMEAASKLHPAVPVLLYIPLTLGLLGWGLSGGRTSVGRVLLFIPLGLLTWVVMEYCIHRFFFHWEGKGRLTQRVHEIAHGYHHKYPDDSQRLVMPLIVTIPLSSLIGGLLWMVGRPAQMLPYFVGIVWGYVTYDTLHWATHHRTPKTAWGRALRAHHMAHHFATPDRNFGISNRWMDMLMGSGGRQAPLPRPPSPERPSKPPRSPPDRATAGR from the coding sequence ATGTTCGAGAACGCCTTCATGGAGGCGGCCTCGAAGCTGCACCCCGCGGTGCCGGTCCTCCTCTACATCCCGCTCACGCTGGGCCTGCTCGGGTGGGGCCTGTCAGGGGGACGGACGTCAGTGGGGCGGGTCCTGCTGTTCATCCCGCTGGGTCTGCTGACATGGGTTGTCATGGAGTACTGCATCCACCGGTTCTTCTTCCACTGGGAGGGCAAAGGCCGGCTCACCCAGCGGGTGCATGAGATTGCCCATGGCTACCACCACAAGTACCCGGACGACTCACAGCGCCTGGTGATGCCGCTCATCGTCACCATCCCGCTGTCCTCGCTCATCGGCGGGCTGCTGTGGATGGTGGGGCGCCCGGCGCAGATGCTCCCGTACTTCGTGGGCATCGTCTGGGGCTACGTGACCTACGACACCCTCCACTGGGCCACGCACCACCGCACGCCGAAAACGGCCTGGGGCAGGGCGCTGCGCGCGCACCACATGGCGCACCACTTCGCGACGCCGGACCGCAACTTCGGCATCAGCAACCGGTGGATGGACATGCTGATGGGGAGCGGCGGACGGCAGGCCCCGCTGCCTAGGCCGCCTTCTCCGGAACGCCCGTCCAAGCCGCCACGAAGTCCGCCAGACCGCGCAACTGCCGGTCGTTGA
- a CDS encoding efflux RND transporter permease subunit — protein sequence MSDTRWSGRFEAAMGSLAARSHQRPWVALFVTLVLTGLGTFFARDLRLNADLANLLPKSFQSVQDLEKLRTRFGGMGNVVVAGIGAEPEQLKQFVDDMAPKLATLSEIRFVNAQRPSQFFDEHGLYYVDLPDLKTIEERIDARFAWEKEQANPLFVRLEEEAPPSLDFSDIQKKYTGGANMRLAGQGGLYYLDPQERMVVMLLKAKGSSADLGYSKTVITQVEDYLAKQDLSKYGPGFRTEITGTFKKKIDQQAVITGDLARASTLALVLLLAYLIFHFRSGLSVGLTMVPVIAGLTWTYGFVGIAYGQVNLLTGFLAAVLGGLGVEHGIHLLGRWGTLRSEGMTSEEAVRETFRHTGFSALISALVAALTFLSLSWSEFRAFHEFGVIAAVGMMVSVASYLLILPALLGLVSRWGWVPREHQSQSGPMAMLARFLPRRYRAVVVVIGVALVGLISQAYRVSFNYDSTKLDDVSLPSVRLDKRIDHILGYSATPVVVLTDTEGMEREVVKQLQARKEKFGKDSTIDFVGALEDLVPQHQEEKHALLQAIHKKLQRIDPERVEKAQRDDLLRAVKMTSAKPFVREDLPVGLRRQFEPAAGQKGGVVLVYANVSLSDGVGTRRFTKEVRNLQMPDGSQVSAAGEALILADILDMVASEGPRILVAAVVSVFLAMWLTLGSLRNAVICMLPTLLSIAALVGLMAIMGLQFNYLNIVVIPVLIGTTVDAGVHLIERLGEPGADFTTVYAETGRAITGGLLTSAIGFLALVFAKHPGLNSIGDLANLGFAVNMVIVLVGFPALLLLVDRWRNKHSSATSTPASGDDGTERPAES from the coding sequence ATGAGTGACACGCGGTGGTCCGGACGGTTCGAGGCGGCGATGGGCTCCCTGGCGGCCCGCAGCCACCAGAGGCCCTGGGTGGCGTTGTTCGTGACGCTGGTCCTCACGGGTCTGGGCACCTTCTTCGCACGCGACCTGCGCCTCAACGCGGACCTGGCGAACCTGCTGCCCAAGTCGTTCCAGTCCGTGCAGGACCTGGAGAAGCTGCGCACGCGCTTCGGCGGCATGGGCAACGTGGTGGTGGCCGGCATCGGCGCGGAGCCTGAACAGCTCAAGCAGTTCGTGGACGACATGGCGCCGAAGCTGGCGACGCTGTCGGAGATCCGCTTCGTCAACGCGCAGCGGCCCAGCCAGTTCTTCGACGAGCACGGCCTCTACTACGTGGACCTGCCGGACCTGAAGACCATCGAGGAGCGCATCGACGCGCGCTTCGCGTGGGAGAAGGAGCAGGCCAACCCGCTCTTCGTGCGGCTGGAGGAAGAGGCGCCTCCGTCGCTGGACTTCAGCGACATCCAGAAGAAGTACACCGGCGGCGCGAACATGCGGCTCGCGGGGCAGGGCGGCCTGTACTACCTGGATCCGCAGGAGCGCATGGTGGTGATGCTCCTCAAGGCCAAGGGCTCCTCCGCGGACCTGGGCTACTCCAAGACGGTCATCACCCAGGTGGAGGACTACCTGGCGAAGCAGGACCTGTCGAAGTACGGGCCCGGCTTCCGCACGGAGATCACCGGCACGTTCAAGAAGAAGATCGACCAGCAGGCGGTCATCACCGGCGACCTGGCGCGCGCGTCCACGCTGGCCCTGGTGCTGCTGCTGGCCTACCTCATCTTCCACTTCCGCAGCGGGCTGTCCGTGGGCCTCACCATGGTGCCGGTCATCGCGGGCCTGACGTGGACCTACGGCTTCGTGGGCATCGCGTACGGGCAGGTGAATCTGCTCACGGGCTTCCTCGCGGCGGTGCTGGGCGGCCTGGGCGTGGAGCACGGCATCCACCTGTTGGGGCGGTGGGGCACGCTGCGCTCGGAGGGCATGACGTCGGAGGAGGCGGTGCGGGAGACGTTCCGGCACACGGGCTTCTCCGCGCTCATCTCCGCGCTGGTGGCGGCGCTCACGTTCCTGAGCCTGTCGTGGTCGGAGTTCAGGGCGTTTCACGAGTTCGGCGTCATCGCGGCGGTGGGCATGATGGTGAGCGTGGCGTCGTACCTGCTCATCCTGCCGGCGCTGCTGGGGCTGGTGTCGCGCTGGGGCTGGGTGCCTCGCGAGCACCAGTCGCAGTCCGGGCCCATGGCGATGCTCGCGCGCTTCCTGCCGCGCCGTTACCGCGCGGTGGTGGTCGTGATTGGCGTGGCGCTGGTGGGGCTCATCAGCCAGGCGTACCGGGTGAGCTTCAACTACGACTCCACGAAGCTGGATGACGTGTCGCTGCCCAGCGTGCGGTTGGACAAGCGCATCGACCACATCCTGGGCTACTCCGCGACGCCGGTGGTGGTGCTGACGGACACGGAGGGGATGGAGCGCGAGGTGGTGAAGCAGCTCCAGGCTCGCAAGGAGAAGTTCGGCAAGGACTCCACCATCGACTTCGTGGGCGCGCTGGAGGACCTGGTGCCGCAGCATCAGGAGGAGAAGCACGCGCTGCTCCAGGCCATCCACAAGAAGCTCCAGCGCATCGACCCGGAGCGCGTGGAGAAGGCCCAGCGCGACGACCTGCTGCGCGCGGTGAAGATGACGTCCGCGAAGCCCTTCGTGCGCGAGGACCTGCCGGTGGGCCTGCGCCGCCAGTTCGAGCCCGCGGCAGGCCAGAAGGGCGGCGTGGTGTTGGTCTACGCGAACGTGAGCCTGTCGGACGGCGTGGGCACGCGGCGCTTCACCAAGGAGGTGCGCAACCTCCAGATGCCGGACGGCAGTCAGGTGTCCGCGGCGGGCGAGGCGCTCATCCTGGCGGACATCCTGGACATGGTGGCCTCCGAGGGGCCGCGCATCCTGGTGGCCGCGGTGGTCAGCGTCTTCCTGGCCATGTGGCTGACGCTGGGCTCCTTGCGCAACGCGGTCATCTGCATGCTGCCCACGCTGCTGTCCATCGCGGCGCTGGTGGGCCTGATGGCCATCATGGGCCTTCAGTTCAACTACCTGAACATCGTGGTCATCCCGGTGCTCATCGGCACGACGGTGGACGCGGGCGTGCACCTGATTGAGCGCCTGGGCGAGCCGGGCGCGGACTTCACCACGGTGTACGCGGAGACGGGCCGGGCCATCACGGGCGGCCTGCTGACGAGCGCCATCGGCTTCCTGGCGCTGGTGTTCGCCAAGCACCCGGGCCTCAACTCCATTGGTGACCTGGCCAACCTGGGCTTCGCGGTGAACATGGTCATCGTGCTGGTGGGCTTCCCGGCGCTCCTGCTGCTGGTGGACCGCTGGCGCAACAAGCACAGCAGCGCCACGTCGACCCCGGCCTCCGGCGACGACGGAACCGAGCGCCCCGCGGAGAGCTGA
- the glgX gene encoding glycogen debranching protein GlgX — protein MSGKREIWPGKPWPRGATFDGAGTNFAVYSQVATRVEVCLFDRADPTKEIERFDLPTSTEFVWHGYVPDLEPGTLYGLRVHGPYEPEKGHRCNPHKLLVDPYAKALHGEVNWKQPVFGYPLDHPKKDLMRDERDSAAGMPKGVVVSDFFDWGNDRRLDIPWRKTVIYEAHVRGLTMRHPGVPEHQRGTYAGLGSPAIIEHLQKLGVTSVELLPVQEFADDSFLNDKGLSNYWGYSTLNYFAPEQRYASRKTPGGAVAEFKSMVKSLHAAGIEVILDVVYNHTCEGNHLGPTLSFKGIDNASYYWTMPEARHYLDFTGCGNSLNASNPQTARFIVDSLRYWVEEMHVDGFRFDLATVLGRVGKGGYDPNAPIFQIINQDPVLSRVKLIAEPWDVGLGGYQVGGFPSPWHEWNGKYRDALRKYWKGDENQASEVGYRLTGSADLFAAARRRPQASINFVTAHDGFTLHDLVTYSSKHNEANGEHNRDGADDNQAWNCGVEGETDNTDIISLRERQKRNLMASLFLSTGVPMIVAGDEMGRTQQGNNNAYCQDNELSWVDWNLDKTRQDLLEFTRKLIQFRHGQPVLQRRRFFQGEHLWESEHKDLAWFRPDGTEMGAEDWQKPFVRSLAFLLGGDAIPTPDERGQRVNGDSLLVLLNAHHDTVPFTVPPPGEGGAWRLELYTADDKRGDEEMKPGKFEMAGRSLAVFRKPGSNNTP, from the coding sequence ATGAGCGGCAAGCGGGAGATCTGGCCGGGCAAGCCCTGGCCTCGTGGCGCGACCTTCGACGGCGCGGGAACCAACTTCGCGGTCTATTCGCAGGTGGCCACCCGCGTGGAGGTGTGCCTCTTCGACCGGGCGGACCCGACGAAGGAGATTGAACGCTTCGACCTGCCGACGAGCACGGAGTTCGTCTGGCACGGCTACGTGCCGGACCTGGAGCCCGGGACGCTGTACGGCCTGCGAGTGCACGGCCCCTACGAGCCGGAGAAGGGGCACCGCTGCAACCCGCACAAGCTGCTCGTGGACCCCTACGCCAAGGCGCTGCACGGCGAGGTGAACTGGAAGCAGCCGGTGTTCGGCTACCCCCTGGACCATCCGAAGAAGGACTTGATGCGCGACGAGCGCGACAGCGCGGCCGGCATGCCCAAGGGCGTGGTGGTGAGCGACTTCTTCGACTGGGGCAATGACCGGCGCCTGGACATCCCGTGGCGCAAGACGGTCATCTACGAAGCCCACGTGCGCGGCCTCACCATGCGCCACCCGGGCGTGCCGGAGCACCAGCGCGGCACGTACGCGGGCCTGGGCTCGCCGGCCATCATCGAGCACCTGCAGAAGCTGGGCGTCACGTCGGTGGAGCTGTTGCCGGTGCAGGAGTTCGCGGACGACTCGTTCCTCAACGACAAGGGCCTGTCGAACTACTGGGGCTACAGCACGCTGAACTACTTCGCGCCGGAGCAGCGCTACGCCAGCCGCAAGACGCCGGGCGGCGCGGTGGCCGAGTTCAAGTCGATGGTGAAGTCGCTGCACGCGGCGGGCATCGAGGTGATTCTCGACGTCGTGTACAACCACACGTGCGAGGGCAACCACCTGGGGCCCACGCTGTCGTTCAAGGGCATCGACAACGCGTCGTACTACTGGACCATGCCGGAGGCGCGGCACTACCTGGACTTCACGGGGTGCGGCAACAGCCTCAACGCCTCCAACCCGCAGACGGCGCGCTTCATCGTGGACTCGCTGCGCTACTGGGTGGAGGAGATGCACGTGGACGGGTTCCGCTTCGACCTGGCCACGGTGCTGGGCCGGGTGGGCAAGGGCGGCTACGACCCGAACGCGCCCATCTTCCAGATCATCAACCAGGACCCGGTGTTGAGCCGCGTGAAGCTCATCGCGGAGCCGTGGGACGTGGGGCTCGGCGGCTACCAGGTGGGCGGCTTCCCGTCGCCGTGGCACGAGTGGAACGGCAAGTACCGGGACGCGCTGCGCAAGTACTGGAAGGGCGACGAGAACCAGGCCTCGGAGGTGGGCTACCGGCTCACGGGCAGCGCGGACCTGTTCGCGGCGGCGCGGAGGCGTCCACAAGCGTCCATCAACTTCGTCACCGCGCATGACGGCTTCACGCTGCACGACCTGGTCACGTACAGCAGCAAGCACAACGAGGCCAACGGCGAGCACAACCGCGACGGCGCGGATGACAACCAGGCGTGGAACTGCGGCGTGGAGGGAGAGACGGACAACACCGACATCATCTCCCTGCGCGAGCGCCAGAAGCGCAACCTGATGGCGTCGCTGTTCCTGTCCACGGGCGTGCCGATGATTGTCGCGGGCGACGAGATGGGCCGCACGCAGCAGGGCAACAACAACGCCTACTGCCAGGACAACGAGCTGTCGTGGGTGGACTGGAACCTGGACAAGACGCGCCAGGACCTCCTGGAGTTCACGCGCAAGCTCATCCAGTTCCGCCACGGGCAGCCGGTGCTGCAGCGCCGCCGCTTCTTCCAGGGCGAGCACCTGTGGGAGTCCGAGCACAAGGACCTGGCGTGGTTCCGGCCAGACGGCACGGAGATGGGCGCGGAGGACTGGCAGAAGCCCTTCGTGCGCTCGCTGGCGTTCCTGCTGGGTGGCGACGCCATCCCCACGCCGGACGAGCGGGGCCAGCGCGTGAACGGCGACTCGCTGCTGGTGCTGCTCAACGCGCACCACGACACGGTGCCGTTCACGGTGCCGCCGCCGGGCGAGGGCGGCGCGTGGCGGCTGGAGCTGTACACGGCGGACGACAAGCGCGGCGATGAAGAGATGAAGCCCGGGAAGTTCGAGATGGCCGGGCGGTCGCTCGCGGTGTTCCGCAAGCCGGGAAGCAACAACACGCCGTGA